The following coding sequences lie in one Plasmodium vivax scf_6614 genomic scaffold, whole genome shotgun sequence genomic window:
- a CDS encoding variable surface protein Vir6, putative (encoded by transcript PVX_014630A), producing MKKNPCEGNAKNYLHYNCYNTLYEYFKKLTFSTTDEDNLEKTKTELQMNTREYSAYNNHFKKLATFLNGNHAFIEYTRVPSCIYINYWLNKNIQEEHNSLYNEKSFDIFKEFTHTYSKIKYNNENNSCREYIKLLNPIEYHRMGILNTLYNLYDLLGSSVYHNYPHPPCTFVSLLAREYRDIFSSPETYKDLFNQLKSLKDLIVKRELHLKLECPTKFSQITLPKEDTHNSVGHNVEKDTKVSLSVPSETDSTGLQGKNSDSRTITEVTLPLSTNLGQTELNQPEKPATGVTIENQHLVTAQEPAHYLGRTPEEEVHGETQHAQYRRLPEASFTEQRVDDPYNTLNVFSYQRPHHVDIHTHPEKSMSPTSQSEDVGVMTNIQNAFSSIVQNVDPAPVLGVSGGMGVLFVLFKYTPFGSFFGGRRGRFRQIPSSFRGFQPDFANFQEYEGGHIGYGPININPLAE from the exons atgaagaagaatccATGTGAAGGGAATGCAAAAAAC tATCTCCATTATAATTGTTACAATACGTTATATGAGTACTTCAAGAAATTAACTTTTAGTACGACAGATGAGgataatttagaaaaaaccAAGACAGAGTTACAAATGAATACAAGAGAATATTCTGCGtataataatcattttaaaaaactagCAACGTTTTTGAATGGAAATCATGCTTTTATTGAATATACTCGTGTTCCAAgttgtatttatattaactactggttaaataaaaatattcaagaAGAACATAATTCcctatataatgaaaaatctTTTGATATCTTCAAAGAATTTACCCATACTTactcaaaaataaaatataacaatgaaaataattcatgtagggaatatataaaacttCTAAACCCGATTGAATATCATAGAATGGGTATCTTAAATACGTTGTATAATCTGTATGATCTACTTGGATCATCCGTTTACCATAATTACCCACATCCACCGTGTACTTTTGTTAGTCTATTAGCTAGAGAATATAGGGATATTTTTAGTTCTCCTGAAACGTATAAAGATTTATTTAATCAATTAAAATCACTTAAAGATTTAATTGTAAAAAGAGAATTGCACCTTAAATTAGAATGTCCAACGAAATTTTCACAGATAACATTACCAAAGGAAGATACCCACAATTCTGTAGGACATAATGTAGAGAAAGATACGAAAGTAAGTTTATCAGTTCCATCAGAAACAGATTCAACTGGTCtacaaggaaaaaattcagaTAGTAGGACAATTACAGAAGTAACATTACCCCTATCAACTAATCTAGGACAAACAGAATTAAATCAACCAGAGAAACCAGCAACAGGGGTAACAATCGAAAATCAACATTTAGTAACGGCCCAAGAACCAGCGCATTATTTGGGAAGGACaccagaagaagaagtacatGGAGAAACACAACATGCACAATATCGAAGATTACCAGAAGCAAGTTTCACAGAACAAAGAGTTGATGACCCATATAACACACTCAACGTGTTTTCATATCAAAGGCCTCACCATGTAGATATTCATACCCATCCAGAAAAATCAATGTCCCCTACGAGTCAATCAGAAGATGTAGGAGTAATGACAAATATACAAAACGCTTTTTCTAGCATTGTACAAAATGTTGATCCAGCACCTGTTCttggtgtatctggtgggatgggtgttttatttgtactttttaag TATACTCCATTTGGATCCTTttttggaggaagaagaggacgaTTCCGTCAAATTCCTAGCAGTTTCAGAGGATTTCAACCAGATTTCGCAAATTTTCAGGAATATGAAGGTGGGCATATTGGATATGGTCCAATCAATATAAATCCTCTCGCGGAATAG